The segment TCTGATTGTTGCTAGCGGTGACGACGTCCTCCAGGATGCCCTCATCTGGAGTGATTATGAACCGAACAGGCACAAGACAGTGGGTATCGAAACGCTGTCTGCTAGCGTCATCATCCATGTCCTTGTAGGCGTGGTGAAGAGATATGACAGTCTGACAGCCGTTGATGATCTGCGGCTTGTGTAGCGTTGCGTGGCAGGGTTGCGCGGCTCCCTTGGGCAAGCTGAGGGAATTGCATGAGAAGGTTACGCCGTTATTGAGAAGGTGGAAGCGCTCCTGTCCCTTTCTGTCCTGCAGGGTTTCGATTATCTGCCTATTGATGGATGTCTTCTTGCCTAGATAGAACCTCACGTTCAGGTCGAAGAGCGCCAGCTTATGTTGGTCGAATATCCTGAATATCTCTCGGGCTGGCACGAGGGCATAGCCCCATTTCTTCACCTGTCGATACGAATCTGGCTCGACATCGAGCCTGATCTTGTCCGGACGTTCCGGTGACAGCAACGACATGCCGAGTTCCGAGGCAATTCGCTGGTAGTCGACCACACGAACTTCGTACTTAGGTGCGGGCCACTTAGAGCGCAGTTCCTCGAGCTTTTCCTTCGCAGCAGGCGTGAGTGTGCCGAACACGGCCAATACGGAGTCGAGCCTGAACGTCCCACCATCGCGCTCAGCGGCCTCTCTGCCTGCCCGAAAGCGGTTCCGCGCCTCTTGAGCGCAGGGGTTCCCTCTAGCATTGCCTTCGTCATCGCTAAGGAACGTCAAGACATCTTCTATCTCGTTGATGACGTCGGGTCCGTACGTGACCGGACTGACTACACTTGTGTCGTCGATATCCGGTAGTTTGCACTGATAGGCCACGACGCGCTCTTCCGTGATGTCAT is part of the bacterium genome and harbors:
- a CDS encoding AIPR family protein, producing the protein MKKAIGDNYKYVDIVGLLRRTLETLSEEGPDLGDDFQKLFVYYIGQQLENIAPDRLRVCDRSKDQKIDFYDITEERVVAYQCKLPDIDDTSVVSPVTYGPDVINEIEDVLTFLSDDEGNARGNPCAQEARNRFRAGREAAERDGGTFRLDSVLAVFGTLTPAAKEKLEELRSKWPAPKYEVRVVDYQRIASELGMSLLSPERPDKIRLDVEPDSYRQVKKWGYALVPAREIFRIFDQHKLALFDLNVRFYLGKKTSINRQIIETLQDRKGQERFHLLNNGVTFSCNSLSLPKGAAQPCHATLHKPQIINGCQTVISLHHAYKDMDDDASRQRFDTHCLVPVRFIITPDEGILEDVVTASNNQNRMSARNLRSNSRTQRVLQRQFNGMSPRWYYQRKDMEFDNMKEHKPKNFRADHYQYGPDAYRIIDNERLAKAWMSFTGFSSDASEKLAAFDYAEDGGRYEWLFERAPNSALWAAITQGPQVALDERYFEQGSPASA